A DNA window from Sordaria macrospora chromosome 4, complete sequence contains the following coding sequences:
- a CDS encoding mitochondrial 54S ribosomal protein mL43, translated as MTVKALTQISSAGRNGVGAFVLQCKKLDIHYSDWAGSSRGMNGFIKSLLPKFAAANPQIEFVVSPRPAKHPILMGHYINGRTKAICVRNMEPLEILKKAELLRDSSGEKPQKFKKPVTSTNPSVRGVWSPYHGQGLVV; from the exons ATGACGGTAAAAGCACTGACGCAGATCTCCTCTGCCGGCCGT AATGGCGTCGGCGCATTCGTCTTGCAGTGCAAGAAGTTGGACATCCACTACAGTGACTGGGCTGGCAGTTCCCGGGGCATGAA CGGCTTCATcaaatccctcctccctaaattcgccgccgccaacccgCAGATCGAGTTCGTCGTCTCCCCGCGGCCCGCCAAGCACCCGATCCTCATGGGCCACTACATCAACGGGCGCACCAAGGCCATCTGCGTGCGCAACATGGAGCCGCTGGAGATTttgaagaaggccgagctATTGCGGGATTCGAGCGGCGAGAAGCCCCAGAAGTTCAAGAAGCCCGTCACCAGCACGAACCCCAGTGTCAGAGGCGTTTGGTCGCCTTATCACGGGCAGGGTTTGGTTGTATAA